In a single window of the Pseudomonas entomophila genome:
- the ung gene encoding uracil-DNA glycosylase yields MTDDDRIKLEPSWKAALRAEFDQPYMHQLREFLRQEYAAGKEIYPPGPLIFNALNSTPLEQVKVVILGQDPYHGPGQAHGLCFSVQPGVPAPPSLVNIYKELQRDLNLPIPNHGYLQSWAEQGVLLLNTTMTVQRANAASHAKKGWEFFTDRIIQVVSEQCPNVVFLLWGAHAQSKQKLIDGTRHLVLKSVHPSPLSAYRGFFGCGHFSRANGFLQQHGMAPIDWSLPPL; encoded by the coding sequence ATGACCGACGACGATCGCATCAAGCTCGAACCCAGCTGGAAGGCCGCGCTGCGCGCCGAGTTCGACCAGCCCTACATGCACCAGCTGCGCGAGTTCCTGCGCCAGGAATACGCCGCCGGCAAGGAGATCTACCCGCCCGGGCCGCTGATCTTCAACGCCCTGAACTCCACGCCGCTGGAGCAGGTCAAGGTGGTCATCCTTGGCCAGGACCCTTACCACGGGCCGGGCCAGGCCCACGGCCTGTGTTTCTCGGTGCAGCCTGGCGTGCCCGCGCCACCGTCATTGGTGAACATCTACAAAGAGCTGCAGCGCGACCTGAACCTGCCCATTCCCAACCACGGCTACCTGCAAAGCTGGGCCGAGCAGGGCGTGCTGCTGCTCAACACCACCATGACCGTGCAGCGCGCCAATGCCGCCTCCCACGCGAAAAAGGGTTGGGAGTTCTTCACCGACCGGATCATCCAGGTGGTTAGTGAGCAGTGCCCGAACGTGGTGTTCCTGCTGTGGGGCGCCCATGCCCAGAGCAAGCAGAAACTCATCGACGGCACCCGCCACCTGGTGCTCAAGTCGGTGCATCCGTCGCCGTTGTCGGCGTATCGCGGGTTCTTTGGGTGTGGGCATTTCAGCCGTGCCAATGGCTTC
- a CDS encoding enoyl-CoA hydratase/isomerase family protein produces the protein MAIHCEVLTGADGARIGIATLDAPKALNALTLPMIEVLDEQLQAWAQDPGIVCVLLRGNGPKAFCAGGDVRALVQACREHPGSVPPLAATFFTHEYRLDHRLHTYPKPLLCWGHGHVLGGGMGLLQGAGVRIVTPSSRLAMPEISIGLYPDVGASWFLSRLPGTLGLFLGLTGAPINARDALDLGLADRFLGEYQQEALIEELLQLNWQEQTALQLNSLLKAEQHRACAELPEGQWLARRAVIDEVLDVADPVAAWRALSGLARHADPLLAAAGQRLHEGCPLTAHLVWEQIRRARYLSLAQVFQMEYTMSLNCCRHPEFSEGVRARLLDKDNTPHWHWPDVAQVPAAVVEAHFTKVWEGRHPLADLG, from the coding sequence ATGGCCATTCACTGCGAGGTACTCACCGGCGCCGACGGCGCCCGCATCGGCATCGCCACGCTCGATGCGCCCAAGGCGCTCAACGCCCTGACCCTGCCGATGATCGAGGTGCTCGACGAGCAGCTTCAGGCCTGGGCGCAGGACCCAGGCATCGTTTGCGTGCTGCTGCGCGGCAATGGGCCCAAGGCCTTCTGCGCCGGTGGCGATGTGCGCGCGCTGGTCCAGGCCTGCCGTGAACACCCTGGTAGCGTGCCGCCACTGGCCGCCACCTTCTTCACCCATGAATACCGCCTGGATCATCGCCTGCACACCTACCCCAAGCCGCTGCTGTGCTGGGGCCATGGCCATGTGCTGGGCGGTGGCATGGGGCTGTTGCAGGGTGCCGGCGTGCGCATCGTCACCCCCAGCAGCCGCCTGGCCATGCCGGAAATCAGCATCGGGCTGTACCCGGATGTCGGCGCCAGCTGGTTCCTTTCCAGGCTGCCGGGAACGTTGGGGTTGTTCCTTGGTTTGACCGGCGCACCAATCAACGCCCGCGATGCCCTGGACCTGGGGCTGGCCGACCGTTTCCTTGGCGAGTACCAGCAGGAGGCGCTGATCGAAGAGCTGCTGCAATTGAACTGGCAGGAACAGACAGCGTTGCAATTGAACAGCTTGCTCAAGGCCGAACAGCACCGTGCCTGCGCTGAATTGCCCGAGGGGCAGTGGCTGGCGCGCCGGGCGGTGATCGATGAAGTACTCGATGTGGCCGACCCGGTGGCCGCCTGGCGTGCGCTGAGTGGCCTGGCGCGGCATGCCGACCCGTTACTGGCGGCGGCGGGCCAGCGCTTGCACGAAGGTTGCCCGCTGACCGCGCACCTGGTGTGGGAACAGATCCGCCGGGCGCGCTACCTGTCGTTGGCCCAGGTATTCCAGATGGAATACACCATGAGCCTGAACTGCTGCCGTCACCCGGAGTTCAGCGAGGGCGTGCGGGCGCGGTTGCTGGACAAGGACAACACGCCGCACTGGCATTGGCCGGATGTGGCACAGGTGCCGGCGGCGGTGGTCGAGGCGCATTTCACCAAGGTGTGGGAGGGGCGCCATCCGCTGGCGGATCTGGGGTGA
- a CDS encoding sensor domain-containing diguanylate cyclase produces the protein MPSPSALFSQRSLILALLLLLACGFLATSLLSYYASRGAIRDGIVNTELPLTSDTVYSEIQKDLIRPVLISSMMAQDTFLRDWVLGGEQDSQRITRFLGEVMGSQDTCTSFFVSDRSLTYYQAKGVLKQVRPDSWRDTWYFRLRQSSKPYEINVDLDMANQDKLTVFINHRVLDYQQRFIGAVGVGLSVESLVRLIDDYQRRYQRAVLFADAQGKVLLTGSDGGPHGLRAGQQLSDSNQWQDLLAHLPTPAEGSHEYHDNDGHSHFLNVRLLPELGWYLLVDKRESGALDRIRQSLYLNLAICAMITLVVLSLLNAMIKRHQDNAAALATLDSLTGLPNRRSFDLLAGQALVEAQRDNAPLVALLIDLDHFKALNDTHGHLAGDEVLRQFATVLQGSLRQSDILCRWGGEEFVVLLREAHGRQAIEVAEKIRRRTEQLIFSYNEQPLRLTASIGLSSLQREDTLHSLLTRADHALYRAKQSGRNRVCSELPGTDHD, from the coding sequence ATGCCTTCACCGTCCGCCCTGTTTTCGCAACGCTCGCTGATCCTCGCCTTGCTGCTGTTGCTGGCCTGCGGCTTCCTGGCCACCTCGCTGCTGAGCTACTACGCCTCGCGCGGGGCGATCCGCGACGGCATCGTCAACACCGAGCTGCCACTGACGTCCGACACCGTCTATTCGGAAATCCAGAAGGATTTGATCCGCCCGGTGCTGATCTCGTCGATGATGGCCCAAGACACCTTCCTGCGTGACTGGGTGCTGGGCGGCGAGCAGGACAGCCAGCGCATCACCCGCTTCCTGGGTGAGGTGATGGGCAGCCAGGACACCTGCACCAGCTTCTTCGTCTCCGACCGCAGCCTCACCTACTACCAGGCCAAGGGCGTGCTCAAGCAGGTCAGGCCCGACAGCTGGCGCGACACCTGGTACTTCCGCCTGCGCCAATCCAGCAAACCCTACGAAATCAACGTCGACCTGGACATGGCCAACCAGGACAAGCTCACGGTGTTCATCAACCATCGGGTGCTCGACTACCAGCAGCGCTTCATCGGCGCGGTGGGCGTGGGGCTGAGCGTGGAGTCTTTGGTGCGCCTGATCGACGACTACCAGCGCCGCTACCAGCGCGCGGTGCTGTTCGCCGACGCCCAGGGCAAGGTGCTGTTGACCGGCTCCGACGGGGGCCCCCACGGCCTGCGCGCCGGCCAGCAACTGAGCGACAGCAACCAATGGCAGGATCTGCTCGCGCACCTGCCAACACCCGCCGAAGGCAGCCACGAGTACCACGACAACGACGGCCACAGCCACTTTCTCAATGTGCGCCTGTTACCGGAGCTGGGCTGGTACCTGCTGGTGGACAAGCGCGAGAGCGGCGCCCTGGACCGCATTCGCCAGTCGCTGTACCTGAACCTGGCGATCTGCGCGATGATCACCCTGGTGGTGCTGTCGCTGCTCAACGCCATGATCAAGCGCCACCAGGACAACGCAGCCGCGCTGGCCACCCTCGACAGCCTCACCGGCCTGCCCAACCGCCGCAGCTTCGACCTGCTGGCCGGCCAGGCGCTGGTCGAGGCCCAGCGCGACAACGCGCCACTGGTCGCCCTGCTGATCGACCTGGACCACTTCAAGGCGCTCAACGACACCCATGGTCACCTGGCCGGCGACGAAGTGCTGCGCCAATTCGCCACTGTGCTGCAGGGCAGCCTGCGCCAGTCCGATATACTCTGCCGCTGGGGCGGCGAGGAGTTCGTCGTGCTGCTGCGCGAAGCCCACGGGCGCCAGGCCATCGAGGTGGCGGAAAAGATCCGCCGGCGCACCGAGCAACTGATCTTCAGCTACAACGAGCAGCCGCTGCGCCTGACCGCCAGCATCGGCTTGTCCAGCTTGCAGCGCGAAGACACCCTGCACAGCCTGCTGACCCGCGCCGACCATGCCCTTTATCGTGCCAAGCAGAGCGGCCGCAACCGCGTCTGCAGCGAACTGCCCGGAACCGACCATGACTGA
- a CDS encoding cysteine-rich CWC family protein, whose product MTDPQRCPACGAANRCGLADPRSATQGCWCFNVSIDPAILEALPAALRDTACLCPRCAAVDEQLKAARTPVIR is encoded by the coding sequence ATGACTGACCCCCAGCGCTGCCCCGCCTGCGGCGCCGCCAACCGATGCGGCCTGGCCGACCCACGCAGCGCCACCCAGGGATGCTGGTGCTTCAACGTGAGCATCGACCCCGCCATCCTCGAGGCACTGCCGGCCGCGTTGCGCGACACAGCCTGCCTGTGCCCGCGCTGCGCGGCAGTGGACGAACAACTCAAGGCAGCGCGAACACCCGTGATCCGCTAG
- a CDS encoding pseudouridine synthase: MRLDRFLGNLPCYNRQQVRLLLANRRVRVDGEVASDPLHDVREFSRVEVDDQLLQAGRPARYLMLHKPAGYVSATRDPQHPTVLDLLPAELREDLHIAGRLDYNTTGLMILTNDGQWSRRLTQPRTKLPKIYRVQTEDEIGAHYVDKFREGFYFAFEDLTTLPAQLVILGPREARLAIVEGRYHQVKRMFGYFQNKVVGLHRERMGTIALDPGLAPGEFRALTAEETNSV; this comes from the coding sequence ATGCGCCTCGACCGATTCCTCGGCAACCTGCCCTGCTACAACCGCCAGCAAGTGCGCCTGCTACTGGCGAACCGGCGCGTGCGCGTGGACGGCGAAGTGGCAAGCGATCCACTGCATGACGTGCGTGAATTCAGTCGTGTCGAGGTGGACGATCAGCTGCTGCAGGCCGGACGCCCCGCTCGCTACCTGATGCTGCACAAGCCTGCTGGATATGTCAGCGCCACCCGCGACCCACAGCACCCCACGGTGCTCGACCTGTTACCCGCCGAACTGCGCGAAGACCTGCATATTGCCGGGCGTCTGGACTACAACACCACCGGCCTGATGATCCTGACCAATGACGGCCAGTGGTCGCGACGGCTGACCCAGCCGCGCACCAAGCTGCCGAAGATCTACCGCGTGCAGACCGAAGACGAAATCGGCGCACATTACGTCGACAAGTTCCGCGAAGGGTTCTACTTCGCCTTCGAAGACCTCACCACCCTGCCCGCCCAGCTGGTCATCCTCGGCCCCCGCGAAGCCAGGCTAGCGATCGTCGAAGGGCGTTATCACCAGGTGAAGCGGATGTTCGGGTACTTCCAGAACAAGGTGGTGGGGTTGCACCGGGAACGCATGGGCACCATCGCGCTGGATCCGGGGTTGGCGCCGGGTGAGTTCAGGGCGCTCACGGCCGAAGAGACCAATTCGGTATAA
- a CDS encoding alpha/beta fold hydrolase, whose amino-acid sequence MRPEIAVLDIQGQYRVYTEFHRAQGAEKTIILINGSLATTASFAQTVRNLHPQFNVVLYDQPYAGKSKPHNRQERLLTKETEAHILLELIERFQADHVLSFSWGGACTLLALAHQPRRVRKAIVSSFSPVINAPMRDYLDRGCQYLAACDRYQVGNLVNDTIGKYLPSLFKRFNYRHVSSLDSHEYAQMLFHINQVLDHDLERALKAARNIDIPVLFINGDRDEYTTVKDARQFAQHVGQSHFSVIREAGHFLDMEHKGACEDTRSAMLGFLKPTVREARQRCTPVHAQHALAI is encoded by the coding sequence ATGAGGCCAGAAATCGCTGTACTTGATATCCAAGGGCAGTACCGGGTTTACACGGAGTTCCATCGCGCGCAAGGCGCCGAGAAGACGATCATTCTGATCAATGGCTCGTTGGCCACCACCGCGTCCTTCGCCCAGACGGTGCGCAACCTGCACCCGCAATTCAACGTGGTGCTGTACGACCAGCCCTACGCGGGCAAGTCCAAGCCCCACAACCGCCAGGAGCGCCTGCTCACCAAGGAGACCGAGGCACACATCCTCCTCGAGCTGATCGAGCGCTTCCAGGCCGACCACGTGCTGTCGTTCTCCTGGGGCGGCGCCTGCACGCTGCTGGCGCTGGCGCACCAGCCGCGGCGGGTGAGGAAGGCCATCGTCAGTTCGTTCTCGCCGGTGATCAACGCGCCGATGCGCGACTACCTGGATCGCGGTTGCCAGTACCTGGCCGCCTGTGACCGCTACCAGGTGGGCAACTTGGTCAACGACACCATCGGCAAGTACCTGCCGTCGCTGTTCAAGCGTTTCAACTACCGCCACGTCAGCAGCCTGGACAGCCACGAGTACGCACAGATGCTCTTCCACATCAACCAGGTGCTCGACCACGACCTGGAGCGGGCGCTGAAGGCGGCGCGCAACATAGACATCCCGGTGCTGTTCATCAACGGTGACCGCGACGAGTACACCACGGTCAAGGATGCCCGCCAGTTCGCCCAACATGTGGGGCAAAGCCACTTCAGCGTGATCCGAGAGGCCGGCCACTTCCTCGACATGGAGCACAAGGGCGCCTGCGAGGATACCCGCTCGGCCATGCTAGGTTTCCTCAAGCCGACCGTGCGCGAGGCCCGTCAACGCTGTACACCCGTACATGCGCAGCATGCACTGGCCATCTGA
- a CDS encoding tyrosine-type recombinase/integrase yields the protein MKNVLYVVAGYPRLYDLTTGEPIEAFNTHSDYICNQIRQTFSSDTPEQYTRNLARFFDFSYETGVMGSSPLKEEAAIKTIYLYYDFLINGAESQDYVIRKAAISLQHKPVSCVSANTYLAPVNGFLRLAQVKLKDTARLLKILTGNNAFDHVKSLPILEDRERSKAEMDSIHNKTLKYDRESDTYNNLAAGGIRGGKVPGNSLPKHFPINKIQSFLNGIEDPMHRCCAALMAAGGVRQSELWALRIEDIDEIARTIKIEDPNFHRNPSGAQAHKKLAYKGRTTAALVLFEPFKATFYESLSEYLAVRPNSSSDYLFVSNSKQTYGMPLLTCQQPNTTNKLFNRSLKKAQKRLWPNESQDEIFTSHSLRHFYGVWARNFVYIPGRPTIGLELAEIQVLMGHKDIKTTAMYAKLSEENIIAEIEIAERNKMYLETNQDINEIRAAVYIELGNELKSRMRND from the coding sequence ATGAAGAACGTGCTCTACGTGGTTGCCGGCTACCCTCGACTCTACGACTTAACCACAGGTGAGCCAATTGAGGCGTTTAATACTCACTCGGACTACATCTGCAACCAGATTAGACAAACATTTTCTAGCGATACACCTGAGCAATACACTAGAAACCTGGCTCGTTTTTTTGATTTCAGTTATGAAACCGGAGTAATGGGTTCCTCCCCGCTTAAAGAAGAAGCCGCCATTAAAACAATTTACCTTTACTACGACTTCTTAATAAATGGCGCCGAAAGCCAAGACTACGTAATCCGCAAAGCCGCCATATCACTCCAACACAAGCCTGTATCGTGCGTCAGCGCAAATACCTACTTAGCACCAGTAAATGGTTTCCTACGTTTAGCACAGGTCAAGCTCAAAGATACTGCAAGGCTGCTGAAAATTCTTACAGGAAACAATGCATTCGATCATGTGAAGTCGCTACCTATACTAGAAGATAGAGAGCGTTCAAAAGCAGAGATGGATAGCATCCATAATAAAACATTGAAGTACGACAGAGAGTCGGACACCTACAACAACCTGGCAGCAGGTGGAATTCGCGGTGGAAAAGTTCCAGGCAACAGCCTCCCCAAACACTTCCCCATTAACAAAATCCAGAGCTTCCTTAACGGAATTGAAGACCCAATGCATCGTTGCTGTGCGGCACTAATGGCAGCAGGAGGAGTGCGTCAATCCGAGCTTTGGGCGTTGAGGATTGAGGACATTGATGAGATTGCACGAACCATAAAGATTGAAGACCCGAATTTCCATCGAAACCCAAGCGGTGCACAGGCTCATAAGAAACTAGCCTACAAAGGCCGCACCACTGCGGCACTTGTGCTATTCGAACCATTCAAGGCGACGTTCTATGAGTCACTTTCAGAATACCTGGCTGTAAGGCCAAATTCTTCAAGTGACTATTTATTTGTTTCAAATTCAAAACAAACCTACGGCATGCCATTGCTTACATGCCAACAACCAAACACAACCAACAAGTTATTCAATAGATCCTTGAAGAAGGCTCAGAAAAGACTATGGCCGAACGAGAGCCAGGATGAAATCTTTACCTCCCACAGTCTGAGGCACTTCTATGGAGTCTGGGCCAGAAACTTTGTCTACATCCCAGGCCGACCAACTATTGGTCTTGAGCTAGCTGAAATCCAAGTATTGATGGGCCACAAGGACATCAAGACGACAGCAATGTATGCCAAACTCTCAGAGGAAAACATAATTGCTGAAATCGAAATAGCCGAACGAAACAAGATGTACCTGGAAACAAACCAGGACATAAATGAGATTCGAGCTGCAGTATATATCGAATTAGGCAACGAGCTTAAATCCCGGATGAGAAATGATTAA